The DNA sequence CTGCTCGCACAACACGCTGTCGCGGCATCGCCGGGAATGGTGCCGGTTGCCCGGTTCGGGCCGGACGTCGGACCGAACACCATCGAGGATGTGGTCGCAGACGACGGTCTGCGTCCGAAAATGCCTGCGGTGCAGATCTTTGCGGTCGAATCGACGGTGTCTTTTCCGGGAACCCGACCCGCGACGGTTCCACTGTCGTCGATGCCTCGGGTGGCCGGCGGTCCCGAAGCCCTTGCAACACTGCAGGACAACGCCGCGCTCGCCGGGCAACCGCCTCTCGGTCCGGCCCTGCTCGAATCCGATGCCCGCCGAGCGGGGCTCGCCGAAGGACCCGTGGTGGTCACCGACACCCCCACCGATCGCGAAGTCGACTTCGGGCGCGTGGACAACCACAGCTCGGCTATCCGGACCCCACAGGACCGGCGTCTGACCCAGAACGCCGTCCCCGATTACCCGGTCCCCGGCCAACCCTTGGTGCAGGGCGAGTGGCTACTCGACGGGCAGCCTGGCGAACTCAACGTCAGCGCGTCCGGATCAGCTTCGGATGCAACGCAACTGGGACAGAGCGCTCCGGGCAGCTCTCCTGCCGCGGCATTCGACGGCGACACCAACACCGCCTGGGTCAGCCGTGGTCTCGACTCAGCGGTGGGGCAGTATCTGCAGCTCGACTTCACCCGCCCCCGCGAGCGCCTGGCCCTCGACATCACCGTCGGCAAGGCACTCGGCCCCGAGGTGGACACCCTGCTCATCACCACCGAGGCCGGCAGTACGGTCGCCACCGGGGTCAAGGCCGGCACACCTGCCACGGTGGTGCCGCCGAGCGGACCCACCCGGTGGGTTCAGATCCGGGCCATCGCGACCCAGGACAACACCGGCGGCAATCAGTTCGCGATCTCCGAGGTGACGCTGCGCGACGCGGCTGCTGCCCGCGATCTCCCCATCCGGCACCGGGTTGTGTTGCCGCAGTTGGTCGCCGGACAACAGGTCTCGGGCTGGGTTCTCGGACCGGAATTGCCCGCTCGCGCGGCCTGTGTTCCCGGACCCGACGCCACCCGCTGCTCGGCGGGGATGGGTCTGGCCGCCGAGGAACCAGGGGTGTTCGGCCGGGTGCTCTCGGTACCGACCACGACGTCGGTGGACACCTCGGTCACGGTCACCGCCAATCCGTCGGACGCACTCAACGCCTTGCTGTCCGGGCTCGGCTCGATCGGCGCCTCCGCGGAATCGGCCGTGACCGATCCGCGGGGCAACGCCACGGCCGCGGTCGACGGTGACCCGACGACCACCTGGATCGCCAGGGACAACGGCCCGACGGCCGAGCGCCCCACCCTGCGACTCACCCTCCCGACCCCACGCGAGGTCGATGGGTTGCGGATCACTGTGCCACCGGGCCAGTTCCCGGCACGCCCGCAACGACTGGCCATCGACCTGGGCAACGGCAGGCAGGTCCGTGACATCCCCGCCGATGGCACCATTGAACTCGATCCCCATGTCACCTCCACGATCACGATCACCGTGCTGGAGAAGGACGAGGTGCTCGACGTGAACAGTCTCGGGTTCGCCGAGGTGTCGCCCACCGGCATCTCGGAGATCGGCGTCCTCGGGGATGCGCCACCGGTGGCCGACCCGGACCGACGGATCGACGTGAGTTGTGACCAGGGTCCGGGCCTCACGATCGCCGGTGTGGCGCAGCGCTTCTCGCTGTCGGCAACGGTTCAGCAGCTGCGTTCCGGCGAGCCCATTCGGGCCACCCCGTGCGGCTCTGACCGGATCGCGCTACCTGCGGGCGAGCAGGAACTGATGGTCAACCCCGGCGATGCGTTCAGAGTCACCGGTGTGAGCCTCACCGCCGGTCCCACACCACGCGCGATCCCGACACCGGTTTCCGTCGAGGAGTGGGAGGCGATCGATCGCAGCGTCACCGTCGAATCGTCAGCCGAGGAACGGGTGCTCATCGTGCCCGAGAGTGAGAACGTCGGCAGGCAGGCACATGCGGACGGACGCGAACTGACGCCCGTCGTCGTGGGTGGTTGGCAGCAGGGCTGGATCATCCCCGCCGGGTACGCCGGCACGATCGACCTCACCTTTCCTCTCGATCGTCCGTACCGGTGGTCGATCGGTGTCGGACTCGGCCTGGTCGTGCTGTTGTTCGCGATGACGTTCTGGCCCCGCCGAACCACAACACCTCTCTCGCTTCCGGTTTCACGCCCCTTGCGGGCAACTCTGGCTGGCCCGTTGTTCTTGGGCGCCGCTGTGTTCCTGCTGACCGGGCCGATCGGGTTCGTGATCGCCGCCGCGGTCGCGACCGCACAGACCGCGGTGCTCATCACCCGCCCACGGCTGCGCATACGGTGGAGTGCACCGGCATGGGTGGCCGCGCTGATGATGGCCGCGACGTTCGGCCTCGCCGCAGGACCTTGGCGGTCGTCGCTGGGGTACAACGGCTGGGACTGGTGGGTTCAGCTACCGGCTTTGCTGGCCTTGGTGATCCTGGCGTGGAACGCCATCGCCGTGCCGCGGTGGCTGATTCGGCTCCGAGTGCGCCGCCGCCGTCCTACCTGATCTGGCTTCCCACCGACGCAGCCACCGCCGCGCGGGATCTTCGACCCACGCGTAGCTGGCGGCCGAGATGCCGATCGTGAGGAGGACGGTCAGGGCCCACACGGCAGGCATCGATCCGGAGAACGGGAGGACACCTGCCAGAGGGAACACCGCCGACAGCACCACCAGATGCCAGATGAAGATCGAGTAGGACCACCGTCCGAGGGCCTGCATCGGCCCGGAATCGAGGATGCGGTGCGGTCGCGGCTCACCGAGCACCAACGGGCCGAGCAGCGCGAACCCCAGCACCGCGCCGAGGACGATCTTGACGGCGAACTGCCACGGGGCAAGGGGGGCCAGACCGGTGGGCCCGGCGAGCTCGGTGCACGAGAGCGCAAAGGCCCCGGCTGCGACCACGGCCATGACGACCGGGCGCGACCCGACCCGGCTCAGCACCCCGCCTGCCGGTGCGACCACCAGTTCGGCGAGCACCAGTCCGGCGATGAACCACGGCATGTGACCCGGAAGCCAGTTCTTGGCCTCGACGCCCTGTGCCAGCGGGAGCTGTTCGGCCACCCACGCCCAGGCCAGACAGATCACCGCGACCGACAGCAGGACGGGTACCCGCCACCGTGCCCGCGGACCACGCAACCACACCAGAAGCCACGCGAACAACGGCAGCAGCAGATAGAAACTGACCTCGACCGACAGACTCCACATCTGCGTCAATCCGGCCGTCAGCGTCAGCGGGACGTAGACCTGGGTGAGGGTGAGATTGGCCAGCCACACCGTCGCGCTTGCGGGGCGCGCGTCCGGCAGCAGGCTGAGCACCACCACCACGACCACCACGTATGCAGGCCAGATCCGGAGAACCCGGTGACGCAGGTACCGCGCCAGGCCGGGCACCCTGGCGGTCGGATCATGGGCTGCCGCGGCATGCGGCCGCCACAGCAGGAAGCCGGAGAGCGCGAAGAACAGGGCCACCGCCATGTCGAAGCGACCCCAGACCGAGCCGAGTACGTCGTCGCCCACCGAACCCGTCTGGAAGGCGACGTGAGTGGTCAGCACACCGATGGCCGCCAGCGCCCGCATTCCCTCGAGCGCGGGGACGAAGCCCTTGGCCTGCTGATCCGGACGCATGATCAGCCAATGTACCGGTGGCCGATCGCGTTGCGCCTGTCCTGACGTGCCCGTTCCAGCCGACCTCGGCTGTTAGTCTCGCAAGAAACCTCCAGCTGCACCGATCGAAGACCTGAAGGAGAACCGACGTATGGCTACAGGGCCTCGGATGTCTGCCAGAGACCTTGCCGGACCAGTCGCGATCTTCCTGGGGGCTCTGCTGCTGGTGGCCGCCATCGCGCTACCCCTTTACTACGTGGGTACGTTGAAGAAGACGCCGATGGACCTCGACATCACCAGCGTGTCGGACAGTCAAGCGCAACAGGGTGTCTCGAACAGCGATGCGCTGCCGGCGAAGATCTTCAACCGCTGCTCATTGGAAGGCCCCCGCGCCGAGGTGTCCGACGCACACCTGACCGACCAGCAACGCGTGCTCGTGGTGGACCCGGCCGATGCCGACAAGGTCACCTTCCAAGCAGGTAACTCCGTCCGCATCGACTCGTACACCGATGGCGACGAGACCGTCACCCCGCCCGCCGACGGGGCCGACTCCGGTTGCATGAGCTCGCTGCTCACCGCCACCCGTGACCGCATCACCACCAACCGCAAGACTGCCGAACCGCAGATCAGTGGGGGCGGACAGAGCGAGGTGCAGGTCGACGCCGGTGAGAACAGCGTCAGCCTCCCCGACCGCAAGGGCCTGCAGTACCGGTTCCCGTTCGGCGTCGAGAAGAACGACAGCTACCTCTATTTCGATCTGCCGACTCGCACCACCAACCCGTTGACCTTTGTCGACGAGCAGGAAATCCAGGGCGTGAAGACCTATCACTTCACCCAAGAGGTCCCCGAGATGGATCTGAGCACCCTGACCGATGCCAACGATCAGCAGCTCGCCGGAACCTCGATCGACCAGCCTGCCGGCTGGTACGGCGGATTCCCGGGATCCCGGAACAACGACCGGCTGCCTGCCTCGCTGATCCAGAAGACCACTCGCGACCTGTACGTCGATCCGGTCAGCGGAACGATCATCAACGAACGTGAGCACGTCCAGCAGTACTTCAAGCTGAACGTCAGCGAGGACTCCCCGCAGGAGATGCTCGATTACAAATTGACCGCACTGGACGTCGTCTTCTCGTACAACCAGAGCACCCAGGAGCAATTGGCCAGTGACGCCAAGAGTCTCGACGATCCGATCAAGCTCTGGGGTCGCTGGATCCCCATCGTGATCGGAATCCTCGGCCTCCTGCTGCTGGCTGCGGGCGTGTGGTTGCTCCTGCGCGGAGGACCGAAAACCCCTGCACCGGCTTCGGATTCGCCGTACGACCCGAACGAGCAGCAGCGCACCGATCTGATCGGGCAGTATCGGGGCGACGACCGTGGCAACGTCTATCCCGCCGGCGCACCGATGGGTTCGCACGAGCAACAGCCCTACGATCCCGATCAGACCCGTCAGATCCCCGCTGTGCGCGACGACCGCGGGGACGGTTTCGCCGAGGTCGGCGACCACTATCCGTACATGGATCAGCAACGGATCGGTGATGGCGGTTCGGCGCAGCAACCGCAGACAGGCGACCCGGGCTGGGTCACGCCGCAGCAATCCGACGTGCCCCAGTCCGATGTGCCCCAGTCCGATGTGCCCCAGTCCGATGTGCCCCAGTCCCAGGATGATCCGCTGCGCCGCAATCGCGACGAGCCCTGGCGCCGGCCCGGCGAATAGTCCGGCGGGCCGGCCTCACCGCCTAGGCGAACAACGGGGACAACGCTTTTCCGGCGAGTTCCACCATCCCGGGGACGTGACCGTTCGTGACCATGTTGATGGTGACGCCGTCCACTCCGGCATCGATCACGCGTTCTTTGATCTGTGCCGCGACCTCGTCGGGCGCACCGACGAAGAACCTGCTGTTTGCCTGCGCCCATTCCTCGTCCGTCGCGGTGGCGCGGTCGATTCCCCTGGCCTTCAGCAGATCTGCCGCCTGAGCGCGGGCCTTGTCGCCATCGGGGTCGAGGATGACAAACGCCAGGAAACTGGTCTGGATCGTCGAGCGGTCGCGGCCGGCTTCCTCGCATCGCTTCGCGAGTGCCTCGAGCTTGCGAGGCAACTCGTCGACTCCCGCGATGATGTTGAGGTGCTGGGCGTACCGGGCGGCGAGGCCGAACGTCTTCTTCTCGCCGCCTCCGCCGAGCATGATCGGGATGTCGGTGCGCAACAGCGGTGAGGTGCGGGTGCCGTGCGCCTGGTACCACTTGCCATCCAGCTCGGGTTTGCCTCCGCGCAGCATCGGTTCGATGATCTGCAACGCTTCCTCGAGTCGTTCGAAGCGTTCGGTGAATGTGCCGAACTCGTAACCCATCTCGTGGTGTTCGAGTTCGAACCATCCGGCACCGAGTCCGAGGATCGCCCGGCCCCCGCTGACCACATCGAGCGTGGTGATGGTCTTGGCCAGCATCGCGGGATTGCGGTAGGTGTTGCCGGTGACCAGCGTCGACAGGTTGATCGTCGAGGTGGCCGTGGCGAGGGCACCCAGAGCGGTGTAGGCCTCGAGCATCGGCTCGTCGGGGGCTCCGATGCCGGGCAGTTGATAGAAGTGATCCATCACCAAAACGGTGTCGAAACCGGATCTTTCGGCTTCTTGCGCTTGCGCGATGACTGTGGGGAACAGCTCTGCGGTGGTGCCGGGGTAGGAGAAATTGGGGATCTGATAGCCGAGGCGGATGCTCATGCATCCACAGTACGACCGCGGTCTTGCGTCCGGGTGGCGCTCAGCGCAACCAGCGTCGACACCGTTCCGACCACCGCGCAGCTCGCAGCGATCACGGCGAGCGTGACGATGCTGTGTGCGACGGTGACCACCAGCACCACCTCGATGGCGAGCACCGTCCAGCTCAGCAGGCCGATCCAGGTGCGGTCGCGCGCGATGGCCGCCAGAAGGCCCACCTGCAGCACCGACAGCGCGCTCCCGGTGAGAGCGAACAACCAGAGGATCGGGGCGACAGGCCGGTAGTCCTCACCGGCGATCACCGGAACCAGTGGCCCACAGATCGCCGCACCGACCACCACGGTCGCGGCGATGGCCGTGAGCCACCCGACCGCGGTACGCAGGGCGCCGGCCGTCTTCGCGACGTCTGCGAGTTGTGGGTACAGCACCACGCCGATCGCCTGCGGCAACCAGAACGCCGCCTTGGTGGCGATGGTCCCGAGTGCGTACACCCCCGCGTCGTATTCGCCGAGGATCGGCCGGGCGGCGAGCAGATCCACTGACGACAGTGCGATCAACACAAGCTGGACCTGCGAGGCGTGCAGCACGAGCCGCAGCGCCAAACCGTCGGACATCGCGCTGTCGGCAGGCTTGTCCGCCAACACGATCAGCCAGATGACGGCAGCGGCGATGGCTGCGCCGACCGCGGTTGCGGTGAGGGCACCGGCCGCGCCCGCGCCGACCGCCAACGCGACCACACCGGGCACGGTGCGGGCCACACCCACACCCGCCAGCACCCACGACAGCACCGAAAACCGTTGTCCGCCCTGCAATATGCCCTGACCGGCAGCGATCAGAACCAGCAGGGGTGCGGTTGAGAAAGCTGCGATCGTGGCCGCCAGGCCGGTATCGGCCACCGCCATCACCACCGGTACGGCGACGGCCGCGGCCACCAGCACCGCCGCAGTGGTCCGCAGGGTGATCGAGATCAGGTCGGCAACAGCACGCCTTCGCACCACCTCCCGGGCGATCACGACCTGCAGAGCCAGCGCCGGGACACCCAGCACCAGCATCGCCTGCAGCAGCACTGCGAACTCGCCGTACTCTGCGGGCGACAACCACCGGGTGGCCGGTAGGTGGATGAGGTAGGCGCAGATGTTGGCGACCATCGTGCCGGCGGCCACGCCACCCACTCCCGCCATCGCACCCATCGCCATGGGTTCAGTCTCGCAGGAGCGATCAGCGGCGCAGGGAGACAGGCTCGTTCGCAACAGATGCGGCGGGCGCCGGCACAGGTGGGGCGGTGCGTGCGGCTTCGCGGAACCGCGCACGCTGCGCGATCCACACGAGCAGGCCCAGCACCACACCCACCGGGTAGATCCACCGGTCGAGGTGTTCGCCCAGCAGCAGCGCCGACCACGCGATGGTGAGCAGCGGCTGCACCTGCTGGATCTGCCCCACGCGGGCGATACCACCGCGTGCCAGCCCTCCGTACCAGGCGAAGAACCCGAGGAACTGGGAGATGACGGTGATGTAGAACATCCCGATCACCACCGGGCCGGTCAGCGAGAACGAGCCCGTCGCGGCGGTGAGCGCGCACAACGGAACCGATATCGGCAGCAGCAGCACCAGCGACCACGAGATGCTCTGCGCTCCGCCGATCCGTTTTGCCTGGGTTCCGCCGACCGCGTATCCGAACCCGGCACTGACCGTCGCGAGCACCATCCACAGGTGACCCCAGCTCAGCGCGAACCCGGACAGCGCATCAGGACTCGTCGAGACCAGGAACGCACAGAGGACGAGCACGCCGGCGCCGGTCGCGACCCAGAAGAGCCATGGCAGTCGCTCTCCGCCCAGCAACGCCGCGAATGTGGCGGTCATGGCCGGCAGCAGTCCCAGGATCACCGCACCGGTCGCCGAGTCGATCCTCTCCAGCGCCAGCGAGGAGAACAGCGGGAAACCGACGACCACACCCAGACCGGAACACAGCAAGGCGGCGAGGTCGTGCGGGGCCGGACGCTGCGCCCCGACGATCCGCACATACGCCAGCGCGAGCAGCCCGGCCAGCGCCGCCCGCCAGACCGTGACCCCCACCGCATCGATTCCGGCGACGGCGAGTTTGTTGGCGGGCAGCGAGAAACTGAAAGCCAGAACACCGAGACCACCCAGCAGCACGCCGGCATGAGCGGACGACTTTCGACGTCCGTTATCTGCTATCGCCGAAAACCGCGAACTGTTATCGTTGATCTTCATGTACAACGATAGCGGAGTATCGGTCCTGACCGAAAGTCTGCGTGCCCTGATCACTCAGAGCACGCCGGGTACCCGGCTCCCGTCGGTACGGTCGCTGCAGGAGCAGCATCGCGTCTCGCCCAACTCCGTGCAGCGGGTTCTGCGCGATCTCGCCACCGAAGGTCTCGTCGACGTCAGACCGGGTGCCGGATCCTTTGTCG is a window from the Williamsia sp. DF01-3 genome containing:
- a CDS encoding polysaccharide biosynthesis protein, producing MAMGAMAGVGGVAAGTMVANICAYLIHLPATRWLSPAEYGEFAVLLQAMLVLGVPALALQVVIAREVVRRRAVADLISITLRTTAAVLVAAAVAVPVVMAVADTGLAATIAAFSTAPLLVLIAAGQGILQGGQRFSVLSWVLAGVGVARTVPGVVALAVGAGAAGALTATAVGAAIAAAVIWLIVLADKPADSAMSDGLALRLVLHASQVQLVLIALSSVDLLAARPILGEYDAGVYALGTIATKAAFWLPQAIGVVLYPQLADVAKTAGALRTAVGWLTAIAATVVVGAAICGPLVPVIAGEDYRPVAPILWLFALTGSALSVLQVGLLAAIARDRTWIGLLSWTVLAIEVVLVVTVAHSIVTLAVIAASCAVVGTVSTLVALSATRTQDRGRTVDA
- a CDS encoding LLM class F420-dependent oxidoreductase; its protein translation is MSIRLGYQIPNFSYPGTTAELFPTVIAQAQEAERSGFDTVLVMDHFYQLPGIGAPDEPMLEAYTALGALATATSTINLSTLVTGNTYRNPAMLAKTITTLDVVSGGRAILGLGAGWFELEHHEMGYEFGTFTERFERLEEALQIIEPMLRGGKPELDGKWYQAHGTRTSPLLRTDIPIMLGGGGEKKTFGLAARYAQHLNIIAGVDELPRKLEALAKRCEEAGRDRSTIQTSFLAFVILDPDGDKARAQAADLLKARGIDRATATDEEWAQANSRFFVGAPDEVAAQIKERVIDAGVDGVTINMVTNGHVPGMVELAGKALSPLFA
- a CDS encoding alpha-(1->3)-arabinofuranosyltransferase family protein: MAADTKLDLTGDPLAFLARAAHLWSSIAPLGQVQNQAYGYFFPHGAFFALGDLLAIPPWVIQRLWWALLLWVGFVGFMRLADALGVGSRWSRICAALVFVLSPRVMTTIGSISSETLPVMLAPWVLAPVVIALNRAQPTNSLRRLAFQSACALALMGAVNAVATLAAASVAVLWWLLHAPLRGPAARWLRFGGWWLLGSVLACLWWLVPLLILSRVSPPFLDFIESSRVTTEWVSLTEVLRGTSAWTPFVSPERVAGAGLATQPYAVLATGLLAAAGLAGLAMRSMPGRGRLITIAFVGLLAICLGYPGQLGSPISESVRVFLDGAGAPLRNVHKWDPLIRIPLALGIAHLLARVPTPDVVGWRETGRVFAHPERSRPVAAAVVVAVALLAAGSMVWTAGLAAPASYRAIPSYWKDAATWLDDHGADEDRRALVVPGSPFANQTWGLTRDEPLQVLTEQPWAVRDAIPLTPPGAIRALDSVQRAIADGRPSPGLAATLAGQGIAYVVVRADLDPSTSRSARPLLAQHAVAASPGMVPVARFGPDVGPNTIEDVVADDGLRPKMPAVQIFAVESTVSFPGTRPATVPLSSMPRVAGGPEALATLQDNAALAGQPPLGPALLESDARRAGLAEGPVVVTDTPTDREVDFGRVDNHSSAIRTPQDRRLTQNAVPDYPVPGQPLVQGEWLLDGQPGELNVSASGSASDATQLGQSAPGSSPAAAFDGDTNTAWVSRGLDSAVGQYLQLDFTRPRERLALDITVGKALGPEVDTLLITTEAGSTVATGVKAGTPATVVPPSGPTRWVQIRAIATQDNTGGNQFAISEVTLRDAAAARDLPIRHRVVLPQLVAGQQVSGWVLGPELPARAACVPGPDATRCSAGMGLAAEEPGVFGRVLSVPTTTSVDTSVTVTANPSDALNALLSGLGSIGASAESAVTDPRGNATAAVDGDPTTTWIARDNGPTAERPTLRLTLPTPREVDGLRITVPPGQFPARPQRLAIDLGNGRQVRDIPADGTIELDPHVTSTITITVLEKDEVLDVNSLGFAEVSPTGISEIGVLGDAPPVADPDRRIDVSCDQGPGLTIAGVAQRFSLSATVQQLRSGEPIRATPCGSDRIALPAGEQELMVNPGDAFRVTGVSLTAGPTPRAIPTPVSVEEWEAIDRSVTVESSAEERVLIVPESENVGRQAHADGRELTPVVVGGWQQGWIIPAGYAGTIDLTFPLDRPYRWSIGVGLGLVVLLFAMTFWPRRTTTPLSLPVSRPLRATLAGPLFLGAAVFLLTGPIGFVIAAAVATAQTAVLITRPRLRIRWSAPAWVAALMMAATFGLAAGPWRSSLGYNGWDWWVQLPALLALVILAWNAIAVPRWLIRLRVRRRRPT
- a CDS encoding acyltransferase; protein product: MRPDQQAKGFVPALEGMRALAAIGVLTTHVAFQTGSVGDDVLGSVWGRFDMAVALFFALSGFLLWRPHAAAAHDPTARVPGLARYLRHRVLRIWPAYVVVVVVVLSLLPDARPASATVWLANLTLTQVYVPLTLTAGLTQMWSLSVEVSFYLLLPLFAWLLVWLRGPRARWRVPVLLSVAVICLAWAWVAEQLPLAQGVEAKNWLPGHMPWFIAGLVLAELVVAPAGGVLSRVGSRPVVMAVVAAGAFALSCTELAGPTGLAPLAPWQFAVKIVLGAVLGFALLGPLVLGEPRPHRILDSGPMQALGRWSYSIFIWHLVVLSAVFPLAGVLPFSGSMPAVWALTVLLTIGISAASYAWVEDPARRWLRRWEARSGRTAAAHSEPNQPPRHGDGVPRQDHQGQQSR
- a CDS encoding DMT family transporter — encoded protein: MKINDNSSRFSAIADNGRRKSSAHAGVLLGGLGVLAFSFSLPANKLAVAGIDAVGVTVWRAALAGLLALAYVRIVGAQRPAPHDLAALLCSGLGVVVGFPLFSSLALERIDSATGAVILGLLPAMTATFAALLGGERLPWLFWVATGAGVLVLCAFLVSTSPDALSGFALSWGHLWMVLATVSAGFGYAVGGTQAKRIGGAQSISWSLVLLLPISVPLCALTAATGSFSLTGPVVIGMFYITVISQFLGFFAWYGGLARGGIARVGQIQQVQPLLTIAWSALLLGEHLDRWIYPVGVVLGLLVWIAQRARFREAARTAPPVPAPAASVANEPVSLRR
- a CDS encoding DUF3068 domain-containing protein; translated protein: MSARDLAGPVAIFLGALLLVAAIALPLYYVGTLKKTPMDLDITSVSDSQAQQGVSNSDALPAKIFNRCSLEGPRAEVSDAHLTDQQRVLVVDPADADKVTFQAGNSVRIDSYTDGDETVTPPADGADSGCMSSLLTATRDRITTNRKTAEPQISGGGQSEVQVDAGENSVSLPDRKGLQYRFPFGVEKNDSYLYFDLPTRTTNPLTFVDEQEIQGVKTYHFTQEVPEMDLSTLTDANDQQLAGTSIDQPAGWYGGFPGSRNNDRLPASLIQKTTRDLYVDPVSGTIINEREHVQQYFKLNVSEDSPQEMLDYKLTALDVVFSYNQSTQEQLASDAKSLDDPIKLWGRWIPIVIGILGLLLLAAGVWLLLRGGPKTPAPASDSPYDPNEQQRTDLIGQYRGDDRGNVYPAGAPMGSHEQQPYDPDQTRQIPAVRDDRGDGFAEVGDHYPYMDQQRIGDGGSAQQPQTGDPGWVTPQQSDVPQSDVPQSDVPQSDVPQSQDDPLRRNRDEPWRRPGE